A portion of the Juglans microcarpa x Juglans regia isolate MS1-56 chromosome 1D, Jm3101_v1.0, whole genome shotgun sequence genome contains these proteins:
- the LOC121250883 gene encoding YTH domain-containing protein ECT4 isoform X3: MAASPDRTPEEKPSQPDNNNEQPHPIKNEIAVAPNSSQDAATVVHPRDAAGLTGSFASSGDRSVYPPNVYAPQAQPFYYRGYDSASGEWDEYPPYVNAEGMEIGSPGVYNDNPSLLFHSGYGYNPQMPYGPYSPVTTPLPSVGGDAQLYSPQQFPFSGPPYYQQLVPPSMPYSPTPVSQPELTVDQQGDGMLFGQRPGFPPAGSFSRGSFPGGLGFHDSLQGIEGVRSGGIWSDWSKPSDRQRSFMPFSPAVSPQPVGSLGSFGQNVGMASQQQKPLYGYGSGLNPYNRGYLPSGFNQGSSFGSASISSLGSNGRSWLSMENSKRHLRESGSLCSCNGTPDILSEQNRGPRASKPKSQTIADTNPSVENNKRSSSTAKIPDDSLNRPDFVTEYNDAKFFIIKSYSEDNVHKSIKYGVWASTPNGNRKLDAAYREAQEKQDTCPIFLFFSVNASAQFCGVAEMFGPVDFDKSVDYWQQDKWSGQFPVKWHMIKDVPNSQFRHIVLENNDNKPVTNSRDTQEVKLEQGIEMLNIFKNYETDMSILDDFDFYEERQKAMKERKARQQAGLMTVGVVGDSEHRNAVTLSGDFIKQMSKSFAQVVCMDEGSKEVTTLAERANSASDGSMGARVKLEDSITAAVSPTHTS, encoded by the exons ATGGCGGCAAGTCCAGATCGTACCCCTG AAGAGAAACCTTCTCAACCTGATAACAATAATGAACAG CCTCATCCAATAAAGAATGAGATTGCAGTTGCTCCTAACAGTTCTCAGGATGCTGCCACAGTAGTCCATCCAAGGGATGCTGCAGGTCTAACAGGTTCATTTGCTTCAAGTGGAGATCGCTCTGTTTACCCACCTAACGTCTATGCTCCTCAGGCCCAGCCCTTCTACTATCGAG GTTATGACAGTGCAAGTGGTGAATGGGATGAATATCCTCCATATGTCAATGCTGAGGGAATGGAAATCGGATCTCCT gGTGTCTACAATGACAACCCTTCTCTGCTGTTCCATTCTGGATATGGATACAACCCGCAAATGCCATATGGACCATATTCCCCAGTCACAACACCGTTGCCTTCTGTAGGTGGAGATGCACAGTTATACTCCCCCCAGCAGTTTCCATTCTCTGGGCCACCTTATTACCAGCAGTTAGTCCCACCTAGCATGCCATATTCACCAACACCAGTTTCACAGCCAGAGCTCACCGTTGACCAACAAGGTGATGGTATGCTTTTTGGACAAAGGCCTGGTTTTCCACCTGCGGGATCCTTCAGCAGAGGCAGTTTTCCTGGTGGCCTAGGTTTTCATGATTCTCTGCAAGGGATTGAAGGAGTAAGATCTGGAGGAATTTGGTCAGATTGGTCTAAACCTTCAGACAGGCAGAGGTCTTTTATGCCTTTCTCACCAGCTGTATCTCCACAGCCTGTTGGTTCACTTGGGTCATTTGGACAGAATGTTGGAATG GCTTCTCAACAGCAAAAACCATTGTATGGGTATGGCTCTGGTTTGAACCCCTATAACCGAGGCTATCTGCCTAGTGGTTTCAATCAGGGGTCAAGCTTTGGAAGTGCGTCCATTTCCAGTTTGGGATCGAATGGTCGGAGCTGGCTTTCAATGGAGAATAGCAAAAGACACCTCAGGGAAAGTGGTTCTCTGTGCAGTTGTAATGGTACTCCTGACATCCTCAGTGAGCAGAACCGAGGACCAAGAGCCTCAAAGCCAAAGAGTCAAACCATAGCTGACACTAATCCTTCCGTTGAAAATAATAAGCGTAGCTCTTCTACTGCCAAGATCCCTGATGATTCACTCAACCGACCAGATTTTGTCACAGAGTACAATGATGCTAAGTTCTTCATCATAAAATCTTACAGTGAGGATAATGTTCATAAGAGTATCAAATATGGTGTCTGGGCCAGCACACCAAATGGGAATAGAAAATTAGATGCTGCTTATCGTGAAGCTCAGGAGAAGCAAGATACTTGCCCAATCTTTCTATTCTTTTCG GTGAATGCCAGTGCTCAGTTTTGTGGGGTGGCTGAAATGTTTGGACCTGTTGATTTTGACAAGAGTGTGGATTATTGGCAGCAAGATAAATGGAGTGGGCAATTTCCTGTGAAGTGGCATATGATCAAAGATGTCCCAAACAGTCAGTTCCGTCACATTGTACTTGAAAATAATGACAACAAGCCTGTAACTAACAGTCGGGACACACAGGAG GTGAAGTTGGAGCAGGGTATTGAGATGTTGAACATTTTCAAGAATTATGAAACGGATATGTCCATTCtagatgattttgatttttatgaGGAGAGGCAGAAAGCcatgaaagaaaggaaagctcGACAACAAGCGGGTCTGATGACTGTTGGAGTAGTTGGAGACAGTGAACACAGAAATGCTGTTACACTATCGGGTGATTTCATCAAGCAGATGTCAAAGAGTTTTGCTCAAGTCGTTTGCATGGACGAGGGTAGCAAAGAGGTAACAACTCTTGCGGAAAGAGCTAATTCTGCCTCAGATGGCTCAATGGGTGCCAGAGTCAAACTTGAAGATTCTATTACAGCAGCTGTCTCTCCAACTCATACCAGTTAG
- the LOC121250883 gene encoding YTH domain-containing protein ECT4 isoform X6: protein MAASPDRTPEEKPSQPDNNNEQDAATVVHPRDAAGLTGSFASSGDRSVYPPNVYAPQAQPFYYRGYDSASGEWDEYPPYVNAEGMEIGSPGVYNDNPSLLFHSGYGYNPQMPYGPYSPVTTPLPSVGGDAQLYSPQQFPFSGPPYYQQLVPPSMPYSPTPVSQPELTVDQQGDGMLFGQRPGFPPAGSFSRGSFPGGLGFHDSLQGIEGVRSGGIWSDWSKPSDRQRSFMPFSPAVSPQPVGSLGSFGQNVGMASQQQKPLYGYGSGLNPYNRGYLPSGFNQGSSFGSASISSLGSNGRSWLSMENSKRHLRESGSLCSCNGTPDILSEQNRGPRASKPKSQTIADTNPSVENNKRSSSTAKIPDDSLNRPDFVTEYNDAKFFIIKSYSEDNVHKSIKYGVWASTPNGNRKLDAAYREAQEKQDTCPIFLFFSVNASAQFCGVAEMFGPVDFDKSVDYWQQDKWSGQFPVKWHMIKDVPNSQFRHIVLENNDNKPVTNSRDTQEVKLEQGIEMLNIFKNYETDMSILDDFDFYEERQKAMKERKARQQAGLMTVGVVGDSEHRNAVTLSGDFIKQMSKSFAQVVCMDEGSKEVTTLAERANSASDGSMGARVKLEDSITAAVSPTHTS, encoded by the exons ATGGCGGCAAGTCCAGATCGTACCCCTG AAGAGAAACCTTCTCAACCTGATAACAATAATGAACAG GATGCTGCCACAGTAGTCCATCCAAGGGATGCTGCAGGTCTAACAGGTTCATTTGCTTCAAGTGGAGATCGCTCTGTTTACCCACCTAACGTCTATGCTCCTCAGGCCCAGCCCTTCTACTATCGAG GTTATGACAGTGCAAGTGGTGAATGGGATGAATATCCTCCATATGTCAATGCTGAGGGAATGGAAATCGGATCTCCT gGTGTCTACAATGACAACCCTTCTCTGCTGTTCCATTCTGGATATGGATACAACCCGCAAATGCCATATGGACCATATTCCCCAGTCACAACACCGTTGCCTTCTGTAGGTGGAGATGCACAGTTATACTCCCCCCAGCAGTTTCCATTCTCTGGGCCACCTTATTACCAGCAGTTAGTCCCACCTAGCATGCCATATTCACCAACACCAGTTTCACAGCCAGAGCTCACCGTTGACCAACAAGGTGATGGTATGCTTTTTGGACAAAGGCCTGGTTTTCCACCTGCGGGATCCTTCAGCAGAGGCAGTTTTCCTGGTGGCCTAGGTTTTCATGATTCTCTGCAAGGGATTGAAGGAGTAAGATCTGGAGGAATTTGGTCAGATTGGTCTAAACCTTCAGACAGGCAGAGGTCTTTTATGCCTTTCTCACCAGCTGTATCTCCACAGCCTGTTGGTTCACTTGGGTCATTTGGACAGAATGTTGGAATG GCTTCTCAACAGCAAAAACCATTGTATGGGTATGGCTCTGGTTTGAACCCCTATAACCGAGGCTATCTGCCTAGTGGTTTCAATCAGGGGTCAAGCTTTGGAAGTGCGTCCATTTCCAGTTTGGGATCGAATGGTCGGAGCTGGCTTTCAATGGAGAATAGCAAAAGACACCTCAGGGAAAGTGGTTCTCTGTGCAGTTGTAATGGTACTCCTGACATCCTCAGTGAGCAGAACCGAGGACCAAGAGCCTCAAAGCCAAAGAGTCAAACCATAGCTGACACTAATCCTTCCGTTGAAAATAATAAGCGTAGCTCTTCTACTGCCAAGATCCCTGATGATTCACTCAACCGACCAGATTTTGTCACAGAGTACAATGATGCTAAGTTCTTCATCATAAAATCTTACAGTGAGGATAATGTTCATAAGAGTATCAAATATGGTGTCTGGGCCAGCACACCAAATGGGAATAGAAAATTAGATGCTGCTTATCGTGAAGCTCAGGAGAAGCAAGATACTTGCCCAATCTTTCTATTCTTTTCG GTGAATGCCAGTGCTCAGTTTTGTGGGGTGGCTGAAATGTTTGGACCTGTTGATTTTGACAAGAGTGTGGATTATTGGCAGCAAGATAAATGGAGTGGGCAATTTCCTGTGAAGTGGCATATGATCAAAGATGTCCCAAACAGTCAGTTCCGTCACATTGTACTTGAAAATAATGACAACAAGCCTGTAACTAACAGTCGGGACACACAGGAG GTGAAGTTGGAGCAGGGTATTGAGATGTTGAACATTTTCAAGAATTATGAAACGGATATGTCCATTCtagatgattttgatttttatgaGGAGAGGCAGAAAGCcatgaaagaaaggaaagctcGACAACAAGCGGGTCTGATGACTGTTGGAGTAGTTGGAGACAGTGAACACAGAAATGCTGTTACACTATCGGGTGATTTCATCAAGCAGATGTCAAAGAGTTTTGCTCAAGTCGTTTGCATGGACGAGGGTAGCAAAGAGGTAACAACTCTTGCGGAAAGAGCTAATTCTGCCTCAGATGGCTCAATGGGTGCCAGAGTCAAACTTGAAGATTCTATTACAGCAGCTGTCTCTCCAACTCATACCAGTTAG